From Pongo pygmaeus isolate AG05252 chromosome 1, NHGRI_mPonPyg2-v2.0_pri, whole genome shotgun sequence, one genomic window encodes:
- the SH3GLB1 gene encoding endophilin-B1 isoform X4: MIDAGTEFGPGTAYGNALIKCGETQKRIGTADRELIQTSALNFLTPLRNFIEGDYKTIAKERKLLQNKRLDLDAAKTRLKKAKAAETRNSSEQELRITQSEFDRQAEITRLLLEGISSTHAHHLRCLNDFVEAQMTYYAQCYQYMLDLQKQLGSFPSNYLSNNNQTSVTPVPSVLPNAIGSSAMASTSGLVITSPSNLSDLKECSGSRKARVLYDYDAANSTELSLLADEVITVFSVVGMDSDWLMGERGNQKGKVPITYLELLN, from the exons GTAATGCGCTTATTAAATGTGGAGAAACCCAAAAAAGAATTGGAACAGCAGACAGAGAACTGATTCAAACGTCAGCCTTAAATTTTCTTACTCCTTTAAGAAACTTTATAGAAGGAGATTACAAAACAATTGCT aaagaaaggaaactatTGCAAAATAAGAGACTGGATTTGGATGCTGCAAAAACGAGACTGAAAAAGGCAAAAGCTGCAGAAACTAGAAATTCa TCTGAACAGGAATTAAGAATAACTCAAAGTGAATTTGATCGTCAAGCAGAGATTACCAGACTTCTGCTAGAGGGAATCAGCAGTACACAT GCCCATCACCTTCGCTGTCTGAATGACTTTGTAGAAGCCCAGATGACTTACTATGCACAGTGTTACCAGTATATGTTGGACCTCCAGAAACAACTGGGAAG TTTTCCATCCAATTATCTTAGTAACAACAATCAGACTTCTGTGACACCTGTACCGTCAGTTTTACCAAATGCGATTGGTTCTTCCGCCATGGCTTCAACAAGTGGCCTAGTAATCACCTCTCCTTCCAACCTCAGTGACCTTAAGGAGTGTAGTGGCAGCAGAAAGGCCAGGGTTCTCTATGATTATGATGCAGCAAACAGTACTGAATTATCACTTCTGGCAGATGAG gTGATCACTGTGTTCAGTGTTGTTGGAATGGATTCAGACTGGCTAATGGGGGAAAGGGGAAACCAGAAGGGCAAGGTGCCAATTACCTACTTAGAACTGCTCAATTAA